Within Sphingobium sp. KCTC 72723, the genomic segment CGGACCAGAGCTGGACGTCGGACAATACTGACCCGTTCGACCGGCTGACGATACAGGATGGCTTCACCCAGGCCTATGCCCCGTCGATCATGATGGCGTGGGTGACGGACAGCCCCAATTGGGCGAACGGGCGGGAGACGAGCCTGGACTATCGTTTCCTGTCGGCGATGCAGGGGAGCCTTGGCATCGGATCGAACCTGGACCATTGGCAGCAGGGCGATTTCGATACCGTGCGCACATGGATCGCGGCCTATAAGGAGATTCGCGCGACTGTGCAGCGGGGCGACCTGTATCGGATTGCGCCGCCACGACCGGACAGCGCCACGTCCGCGACCCTCTATGTCGCGCCGGACAAGAGGCAGGCCGTGCTGTTCCAAATGCTGCACAGTTCGATGTTCCGCGACAATGTGGGGGCGGTTGCGCTGGATGGGCTGGACCCGGCGCGGACTTACAAGGTGCGGATGCTGGACGGGGCGGCGCTGCCCGATGGGGTGCCGGGCTTGGCGAGCGGTGCTTATTGGATGCGCGCGGGTGTGCGGGTGAAGATGAAGGGGGATTATAAGGGATTGGGGCTGGTGTTCGAGGCGGTCAAGTGAGCGCCGATCGCGCGATCCGGTCGATCCAGATCGTGGGGGGCGGCACGGCGGGGTGGATGACCGCTGCGGCGCTGGCCCACGCCCTGCCGCGCGGTTGCACCATCACGCTGGTCGAGTCCGAGGAGATCGGCACGGTGGGCGTGGGCGAGGCGACGATCCCGCCCATTCGCCTGTTCAACGACACGCTGGGCATCGACGAGGGCGAGTTCCTGCGCGCGACGAAGGGCAGTTTCAAGCTCGGCATCGAATTTGTCGATTGGGGCCGATTGGGGCAGCGTTATTTCCATCCCTTCGGCACTTATGGCAAGCCGTTCGACATGCTGAGCGTGCATCAGCACTGGCTGGCGGCGCGGGCGGCGGGATGCACGGTGCCGCTGGACGACCTGGCGATGGCATGGGGTGCGGCCAGGCGCGGGGGCTTTGCGCCGCCGCACGCCGACCCGCGCAGCATCGGGTCGACGTTCGATTATGCCTATCATTTCGACGCGGGCCTCTATGCCGCGTTTCTGCGCCGCTATGCGCAGGCGCGCGGCGTGGTGCGGGTGGAGGGCAAGGTCGCCGATGTGACACTGGATGGCGCGCGCGGCGATGTGGCGTCCGTGACGCTGGGCGACGGGCGGGTGCTGGCGGCGGACCTGTTCATCGATTGTTCGGGCTTTCGCGGGCTGCTGATCGAAGGGGCGCTGGCGACGGGATATCAGGATTGGACCCACTGGTTACCGTGCGACCGGGCCGTGGCGGTGCCGTGCGAACGGGTGGAGAAAACCACGCCCTACACGCGATCGACGGCGCGCAGCGCGGGGTGGCAATGGCGCATCCCGTTGCAACACCGGACCGGCAATGGCTATGTCTATTGTTCGGCGCATATTTCCGATGATGAGGCGGCGGCGACGTTGCTGGGCAATCTGGACGGGGCGGCGCTGGGCGATCCGCGTGCGTTGCGGTTCACCACCGGGCGGCGGCGATTATTCTGGAACCGCAACGTCATTGCCATCGGCCTGTCGTCGGGGTTCATGGAGCCGCTGGAATCGACCAGCATCCACCTCATCCAGGCGGGGATCGCCAAATTGCTGGCGCTGTTCCCGACGCGCGATGGTGCGGCGGCGGTGCGGGACGAATATAATCGCATCGCCATTACCGAATTCGAGCGGATCCGCGACTTCATCATCCTGCATTACAAGCTGATGGAGCGGGACGATTCAGCCTTGTGGCGTTATTGCGCGGCGATGGATGTGCCGGACAGTTTGCAGGCGCGGATCGACCATTTCGCGCGGGACGGGCGGCTAATCACCCGCGACATGGACCTGTTTGGCGCGACAAGCTGGACCGCCGTGCATGTGGGGCAGGGCAATAGGCCGCAGGGGTGCGACCCGATGCTGGCCTATATGGCCGATCCGGCGGCGAGCCGGGTCTATGTCGAGAAGCTGGCCGGGGCGATCGCGCAGGCGGCAGCGACGATGCCGGGGCATGATGAACATCTGGCGCGGCTGGTGGGGGGGGTAGAGTTTCATCCCGTTGTAGGCAGAGCTATCGCATATGAAAATATGCCATGTTTAATCGTCATGCTGAACTCGTTTAGCTGCGCTGGCCTGCGGCTCAGCATCCATTCCTCGTCACGAACGGCGGCATTTGGGGCGCGATGGATCCTGAAATAAATTCAGGATGACGAAGTAAAATCAGATGTGATTCATAGACGATTCCCCTGCCTTCAAGGGGAGGATGAGAGAAGTCTAGAAGCGTGGCGGGCGGATGTCGAAGGCTAGGGAGAGGCGCTCGCCATCGGTGACGGGGATGGTGTCGTGCCACAGGGTCGAGGGGAACAGGACGAGGCGGGCGACTTTGGGGGCGATCTGGCGGTAGGGTGTGAGGGTCAGGCCAAGGTCGGGCGGAGGTGCGCCGAAGCGGAGCCATCCGGCGGGGGCCGCGCCCATGGCGTCGGGCAGCGCGATGTGGAGAGCGGAGCTGATCCAGCCGGCGGGATGGGTGTGGACGGCGTGGTGGCCCTTGCGCGTCAGCCGGACGGACCAGCTTCCCGCGAATTTCAGGTCGTTACGCGGGGTGTTTAAGAGAGGATGGCCGGTTTCGGGTGGGGGAAGCGCGGCGACATAGTCGCGCACGGCCGCTTCGATCGCCGCGCGGGCATGGGCAATTTCGGGTTCGTGGCGGAACAGCAGGGGCCGGTCGGTCTGGGTGCCGCCGCGCACCGACTGGTCGGGATAGGGCGCCGCAGCTATGTGAAGGCTGCGCAACAGATTGGCGAGCGCGGCACAATCCAGATCGAGGTCGGTCGTGCGGATGAAGGCGTCGGGCCGGTCGAGCCAGCGGGCGCGATCATCACCCAGCAAGCGCCAGCACAGAGAGAGATAGGGCCAGAAAAGGGATGCGGCGGGGGTGGCGAGTTGCGCCTGCGCGATGGCGGCGGCATCATCGGGCGCGTGGCAGCGCAGGGCGTGACGGACGCGGGCGAGGGAAAGGCCGGGGTCGGGATTGTCGGCGACTGGAGCGAACAGGTCGGGCTGATCATCCCCCTCCCCCGATTCCGCGATCAGGTAGAGCCGGGCGATGATGAGGGCTTGGGTGTCGCCAAAGGCGCGCGTGGCGTCGGCCAGCACGGCGCGGGCGGCGGGCCAGTCGCGCAATCTGGCGAGCCAGTGGAACCAGTTCAGGCGGAGGGCGATGCTATGCGGTTGCGCCTGCACCGCCTGCGCGAAGATGGCGCTGGCGTCCGCGCCGAGCAGGCGGGCGAGCGTGGCGTGATAGGCATAACCCTCCACCCAGTCGGGCCGGGCGGCAGTTTCGCGGGCGATCAGGGCAAGGGCATCATCCCCCTGCCCTTCGGCCGCCAGCGCACCGGCATGGCCCCGGATCAGCGCGGTATCGCCGGGGGCTGCCATGCGGGCGGCGGCAAAATGGGCGGCGGCGGGGCGGCCGGTTTCGTAGCGGAGTTGGGCGGTGAGTGCCGGGTCGGCGGCGCGGGTTGCCGGGTCGGCGGCGCGGGTTGCCGCGTCGAGTGCCGCTTCATGCGCCTGATCTTCCCGCAGCAAGAGCGCGTGGAGCCAGTGCAGGCGCGTGGCGTCGGGCCAGCGGCGACAGGCCTGATCGAGATGTGCGGTGGCATGGGCTGCGGTGCCTGCGCGCAAAGTTGCGAAGGTCGCCGACTCGATGGCCTGCATCCATGCCGCCGCGTCCGACGCGGCGGCGCTGGCGGGCTGGCGCGCGAGCAGGTCGGCAAAGGGATTGCTGGCGGTCATGTGGTCCCCTCCTGCCCTTGGCGTTGGATATTGGCGCATTTCCGCCCTGTTCTTCCTCTACCGCAAGGGGCATCATAGCAAGGATGCAACGGTCGGAAAGGGAAAACAGCAAACGTTTGCAGAAAACAGTTGCAAAGGTTTGCGGCGAGGCATAATCCAGACTGGTAACCGACCGTAGAGAGATATGCGGCGGCCTTTGCAGGAGAGGGTGATGAAGATTTCCGTTCAGTACAGCTGTATTTCGACGATCGCGCTGGCCATGGCAGGCATTGCCATGCCGTCGTTCGCGCAGGATGCCGCACCCGCAGCGCAGGCGGCCCCCGCCGCTGCCGACGATCGCGCGCCGGTTGCAGGTGAGGACATCGTCGTCACCGCCGCCGCTGGCGACAAGTCGCGGTTCCGTTCGTCCATTTCCGTGTCGCAGGTCAGCCAGGAAGCGATCCAGAATTTCACGCCCCGTTCCGAAGCCGAAGTGCTGCGTTCCATCCCCGGCCTTCAGCCGTCGGATACGGCGGGTCCGGGCGGTAACGCCAATATCGGCGTGCGCGGCATCCCGGTGTCCACCGGCGGTTCGGAATATGTCGCGTTGCAGGAGGACGGCCTACCCGTCACTTTGTTTGGCGACATTCAGTTCGGCAATAACGACTATTGGCTGCGTTTCGACCAGAATGTCGAGCGGGTCGAAGCGGTGCGCGGCGGTTCCGCCTCTACCTTCGCCAGCCAGGCGCCGGGCGCGGTGGTCAATTATCTGAGCAAGACCGGCGACAAGGAAGGCGGCGCGATCGGCATTTCCAAGGGCGTCGATTTCCGCGAAACGCGCGTCGATTTCGACTATGGCGGCCCGATCAGCGACACGTTGCGGTTCCACATCGGCGGCTATGCCCGCGAAGGCGGCGGCCCGACGAATGAGGATTTCAACGTCCTGCGCGGCTATCAGGTCAAGGCCAACGTCACCAAGGATTTCGATGATGGCAAAGGCTATATCCGCCTGAATTTCAAGCGGCTGGACGAACATGCCCCCACCAACACGACGATGCCGTCGCTGGTGTCGATCAAGGGCAACAAGATTACCGATTTCAAGCCGCTGCCGACGTTCGATGCGCGCGACGGGTCGACCTATTCGATCTACAACCGCAATTTCCGCTATGTCGACACCAATGGCGCACTGCAAAGCGCGGAAATGAACGGCATTCATCCCAAGGTGACGTCGGTCGGCGCGCAGTTTCATTACGAGCTGAGCGACATGCTGACCGTGGACAACAACTTCCGCTATACCGATATGAGCGGCAGCTTCACGACCCAGTTTCTGAACGTCGCGCCGACCGCCGGCGTGCTGGGTTCCACGGTCAATGGCAGCACGGTCGGGTCGATCCGCTATGCCGCCGGGCCGCAAAAGGGGCAGGCCTATACCGGCACCTATCTGAACAATAATCCCAACATCAACACCATCATGAAGGACATGGGCAGCATCGCCAACAATCTGGCGTTGACCGGCAAGTTCGAGATGGGCGAAGCGAAGGTGACGGTGCAGGCGGGCTGGTTCCACATGAGCCAGAACATCGTGCAGGATTGGCACGTCAACCGGCAATATAGCGCGCTGGAAGGCGAAAATGCGTCGCCGCTGAACCTGTTTTCGACCACCGGCACGCAGTTGACATCGGCGGGTCAGGCCGGGTTCAACGACAATTGGGGCAATTGCTGCGCCCGCACGATGGACCTGAAATATACCGACGATGCGCCGTTCGTGTCGGCCAATTATTCGGGCGGCGGGCTGGACCTGGACGCCAGCGTCCGGTTCGACCGTATTCGCGGCGAAGGCACGGCGCAGGCCGGGGTCGCCGGGCCGAACTATGTCGTGACCGATGAAGTCGGCACCGCGACATTGCCGTCGATGTTGCCGGGCGGGGTGATCGAACGGATCAATTACAAGCGCAGCTATACCAGCTGGTCGATCGGTGCGCTCTATGCGTTCACCAACAGCACCAGCGTCTTTGCCCGCGTCAGCCGGGGTGGTCGTTTCAACGCCGACCGGCGCGTGCTGGGTGGCAATTTCAATGCCGACGGGTCGCTGAACGCGCAGGGGGCCAGCACGGCGGTCAATTTCCTGAACCAGCAGGAAGTGGGCGTCAAGCATCGCGGATTCGTGGGCGAGAGCGGCAATTATTCGGTGGAAGTCACCGGCTTCCGTTCATCCCTGACCGAGAATAATTACGATTTTACCCGGATCAACAATCCTGCGCCCAACAATGACCCGAACATTTCCAACGCCTATCGTTCATGGGGCGTGGAGTTTACCGGGCGGCTGAACATGGGGAATTTCCACCTGGCGGCCGACCTGACCTGGGTAAACCCCAAGATCAAGGACAGCGCGACGGCCGTGCTGGCAGGCAACCGGCCGGGCGGTATTCCCAAGCTGACCTACCTGATTTCGC encodes:
- a CDS encoding tryptophan halogenase family protein codes for the protein MTAAALAHALPRGCTITLVESEEIGTVGVGEATIPPIRLFNDTLGIDEGEFLRATKGSFKLGIEFVDWGRLGQRYFHPFGTYGKPFDMLSVHQHWLAARAAGCTVPLDDLAMAWGAARRGGFAPPHADPRSIGSTFDYAYHFDAGLYAAFLRRYAQARGVVRVEGKVADVTLDGARGDVASVTLGDGRVLAADLFIDCSGFRGLLIEGALATGYQDWTHWLPCDRAVAVPCERVEKTTPYTRSTARSAGWQWRIPLQHRTGNGYVYCSAHISDDEAAATLLGNLDGAALGDPRALRFTTGRRRLFWNRNVIAIGLSSGFMEPLESTSIHLIQAGIAKLLALFPTRDGAAAVRDEYNRIAITEFERIRDFIILHYKLMERDDSALWRYCAAMDVPDSLQARIDHFARDGRLITRDMDLFGATSWTAVHVGQGNRPQGCDPMLAYMADPAASRVYVEKLAGAIAQAAATMPGHDEHLARLVGGVEFHPVVGRAIAYENMPCLIVMLNSFSCAGLRLSIHSSSRTAAFGARWILK
- a CDS encoding putative 2OG-Fe(II) oxygenase, producing MTASNPFADLLARQPASAAASDAAAWMQAIESATFATLRAGTAAHATAHLDQACRRWPDATRLHWLHALLLREDQAHEAALDAATRAADPATRAADPALTAQLRYETGRPAAAHFAAARMAAPGDTALIRGHAGALAAEGQGDDALALIARETAARPDWVEGYAYHATLARLLGADASAIFAQAVQAQPHSIALRLNWFHWLARLRDWPAARAVLADATRAFGDTQALIIARLYLIAESGEGDDQPDLFAPVADNPDPGLSLARVRHALRCHAPDDAAAIAQAQLATPAASLFWPYLSLCWRLLGDDRARWLDRPDAFIRTTDLDLDCAALANLLRSLHIAAAPYPDQSVRGGTQTDRPLLFRHEPEIAHARAAIEAAVRDYVAALPPPETGHPLLNTPRNDLKFAGSWSVRLTRKGHHAVHTHPAGWISSALHIALPDAMGAAPAGWLRFGAPPPDLGLTLTPYRQIAPKVARLVLFPSTLWHDTIPVTDGERLSLAFDIRPPRF
- a CDS encoding TonB-dependent receptor domain-containing protein, giving the protein MKISVQYSCISTIALAMAGIAMPSFAQDAAPAAQAAPAAADDRAPVAGEDIVVTAAAGDKSRFRSSISVSQVSQEAIQNFTPRSEAEVLRSIPGLQPSDTAGPGGNANIGVRGIPVSTGGSEYVALQEDGLPVTLFGDIQFGNNDYWLRFDQNVERVEAVRGGSASTFASQAPGAVVNYLSKTGDKEGGAIGISKGVDFRETRVDFDYGGPISDTLRFHIGGYAREGGGPTNEDFNVLRGYQVKANVTKDFDDGKGYIRLNFKRLDEHAPTNTTMPSLVSIKGNKITDFKPLPTFDARDGSTYSIYNRNFRYVDTNGALQSAEMNGIHPKVTSVGAQFHYELSDMLTVDNNFRYTDMSGSFTTQFLNVAPTAGVLGSTVNGSTVGSIRYAAGPQKGQAYTGTYLNNNPNINTIMKDMGSIANNLALTGKFEMGEAKVTVQAGWFHMSQNIVQDWHVNRQYSALEGENASPLNLFSTTGTQLTSAGQAGFNDNWGNCCARTMDLKYTDDAPFVSANYSGGGLDLDASVRFDRIRGEGTAQAGVAGPNYVVTDEVGTATLPSMLPGGVIERINYKRSYTSWSIGALYAFTNSTSVFARVSRGGRFNADRRVLGGNFNADGSLNAQGASTAVNFLNQQEVGVKHRGFVGESGNYSVEVTGFRSSLTENNYDFTRINNPAPNNDPNISNAYRSWGVEFTGRLNMGNFHLAADLTWVNPKIKDSATAVLAGNRPGGIPKLTYLISPSYDMGLFAVGVSASGQSDAPIDDFNTYTLRGTTFFNAFLKVRPVENLELGLNANNLFDTLGYRAGGSLLPINATSGIFQNSAVYGRTVTAAIRYKF